In Chanos chanos chromosome 14, fChaCha1.1, whole genome shotgun sequence, the sequence GAGAATATTGATTGTCATCTTGCCACTTGAAACATGGATTAGCTCCCATTTACTTAACAGATGGAGTAAATGCAATGTCACTATTGATATGCGCTCTCAGTAAATCAACCCACGCAGAGTGGACAACATGTGACGTGTAAACTTGCCCTTGGAAgttactgttttcactgtttggCATCAATTTGAATTCTTCCAGTTGCAGAAGAATTATTGATCTGAATTTATTCATATCCCGTTCCTTTTTTTAGTCTGAGTTCCTTTGAAGACTTTTCTTAGTATTGTTAGAAGTCATcatatttgtttctgtgtaaataATTAATATGTAATTTTAGATAATCCAGTTCTGGCTTAATCTTGATTTCCTTTTCACTCTGTACGATACTGAATGAATCACGTGTCAAGGCAATCAATATTAAATGCAACACTGAATATCATATTTAATGAAGAACAACGCTTTCTATTTAAGGTCCGCACCACAAGTACTAGAGGAGAATTACACATGACACCCAAAACAAGTCACTGAGCTCCTCAGATACTGCCATCGGATAAGACAGCACGCTACTGTTCCAAGTGTTTCTGGATGGAAATACGAGATCAACATCCGACgataagaaaaataaacagtttaaagGTCTACAACTAATCAAACAAATCTTAAGCACTGTCACTACTTAAATAATCCTAAATAGTGAGAGCTTTGGAACTACACAAGAGGTGGGAGCTGCATGAAATAGTAAGTGTTTTAGAACTATatctgaaattgttttatttagaGATGTATCAGGGATTTTGAATTCTGTCGTAAAAATATTTGCACAGGGCACTGCAGAGGACTGCATATTGCAATTTTAATATAGAAGACCACATCTTTTCCGCATTATTTTTGAAGAATTTTTTGCGTttcacctgttttgttttgttttgttttgttttgttttgttttgttttgttttgttttgttttgttttgttttgttttgttttgttttgttttggggttttttgtgagTTGCCAGTAAATTTGGAACAGACCATATGGGTCATTCTAGAACTGGAGGACAATTTAGGCATCAACACTTCTGAAAAACTGACGCTTTATTTTTGTCATCtgatatttaagaaaaacaggtaaCATGCCGTCAAATAATTTGATTCATCCAGCTCAGACATCAAAGGTACActttttatgagatgttttatttgttgtgtgataacactttttttttttttttttactaatttaagtatttattttcaaataattgCTCAAATATATTATGCATATAATCATTCAAACTATTAAAAGGACAACAGGTTAAACCTTCATGAGCtgagaaaatcatttaagatcattttaataaaaaGGATATGGTAACAGGCTTGAaattagagtaacagggttgTGAGAAGTAAAAGGGTTGAATGGACACATTGGCTTTGATTGTAGATCATGACATAAATGCGACAAATAAATACTCAGGACCACAGAAATGTTGtctaataatattttatatatcttttCGATGAAGCATCAACAAGATTGTCAGGGTAACAGTTACAGGGTTGCAAATCAACGCCAGTGTTAACTTTTTCTCCGGAGCAGATGCCAGTTGTGGAATGTAACATTGCAGTCAAGGTCAGGGACGAACTTAGGTATATAAATAAAGTAAGAAAactttgaaatgtatttgtctTATTCTGATCATTTAAGTAACGGGGTTGCGTTGGTCAGAGTGACACACTCGATCAAGACTGAAAAGAttggaaaaatattaaaaacagaagagaggagtTACCTTTGGTCTACCCATAGTGTTCACAAATGGCTTGATGATaacttttcctctgtgtcatataactcactgttttttctcttcctctgccaggctGAATAGATTTTGGCAACACGGTTACACATATGTTGTGGTACACAACTTTAGGTGCGTCATTGCTactatttaaaatatgttgatgATTCAACAAATTGCTTTAAAAATGGCAAAAGACATATAATCACCAaaatcataccaaaaaaaaaaagatttgaaacttattttaactgttacaTTTGATGTTTGATATTTGATAAGTTGGTCATCAAGAAGgtggaacaagagaaaaatgccattttagggGGTGCTTAAGAGCTGTATACAGTACATTTCTTTAATCAAACATatgtttcaaagaaaaaaaacatactccTTTCTTAGTCTGACATGCAGTATGATACTATCATTGTGAAGTTGCCACCAATGAGTCTCTATCATGTCTTAAATATCTCTGAACATTCATTCTCCTACTTCTTAAGGAATCATGTTTGCAAACATTTTGTGGATTTCTGCATTGGCACCACTTTTGTCCGTTGTCCACGCCGACCACAAAGATCTGTCCGACCACGATCAGCATAACCACCTAAATAACGGAAGCCAGAATGTATACCAGACAAATAATGATTTTGCTTTTCGGCTGTACAACCAAATAGCAGCAAACCCTGACTTTCAGTCCAAgaacctcttcctctctcctctgagcaTCTCTATGGCTTTGGCTGCTGTGTCCCTTGGAGCAAGGGGCAAGACACACTGCCAAATATTTCGTGGACTTGGCTTCAATGAATCTGATGTCACTGATAAGCAAGTGCACCAAACGTTCTTGAATCTTCTAAAGAAcctaaatgaaagaaaaagagtggaGTTAAAGTCTGGTAGTGTGATGTTCATAAACGAAAGCTTCAAGATACATCCAGAGTTCCTGGAGGATGTGAAGCGTTTCTATCTCTCAGATGGCTTCACAACTGACTTCACCAAACCCGCAGAGGCAGCAGATATGATTAATAACtacatgaaagaaaagacacatGGCAAAATCAAAGAAATGGTGGGAAAAGACATCAGTCCAATGACTGTGTTGGTCCTCCTAAATTACATATATTTCAAAGGTGATCATCTTGAATATGGTTAGCATGAAAACACTAATCTTCAAGACTTCCTTTAATAGTTTTAAAAATTTAGAATCCTATGGTAATGTTTCCTTATGATAATCCCACATTTAAAATTTTGTGATCTATGGTCTTAAACTCTTATTAAGTCTTATCATCAGTGGGTGATTTGTAGAGGGAtcgggttgggggggggggggggggggggggtcatcccccttgttagcagaATGACCAAAacgcatcccccttgttaacctgccacaccccccccctccccccaccattGGCCTttgggccatcccccttgttagaaaataacaaatcacctatcTGCTTTTCTTTGCCTGTCAatatacagtctctctctttcgatTTCTGTTATATGTCCAAGAAAAAGGCGTAATCTTGATTATGGTAGATTAGTAAATTTTAGTgtgacactctctctgtgtgacgcttttgctttctttcaagGTAAATGGGCAAGTCAGTTTGATCCAGAAGACACCAATGAGCGCGACTTCCATGTGAATGCGAAGACCACTGTACCAGTTCAAATGATGTCTAAGGAGGGCTTTTTTGAGGTTTTGTATGATCCCACATTCTCTGCCACAGTTCTCAACCTGCACTATAATGACTCAATCTCCATGATGCTAGTTTTGCCTCATAAGCGTCTGAAAGTGTTGGAAAAAAGGATTGGTCCAGACCATCTGGCAGAATGGCGTACCAAGATGCGAAAAAGGTAAACTCTCAACtcatatctatctatttatctatctattgcTCATGCACTTTAAGAttgttccactcaggactggACATCCATcttatatttctacatttctctacatttctatttattgcacatgtacatatatattcctttATATATATCTCCGTATATTACCattatatttaccttttattgttctttcattattattattacctgctacactttgcaagttgagctggccccgagcccaagaatttcattgctgataacgatgtccacattgttatctagtaaatgacaataaaacttgaaacttgaaaaatctatctatctctaaTGATGACAATGATGTTGAAAGCCAGTTGTACTCGTTACAAATTGCCATTTAGACAGTTACATTTCAGATATTTGTTATAATTAAAATGTGACCATTGTATATGGTTTATGTCCATATAACAGCTTTTAATCATGCAGGGCTCTATTATAGGCTTCTACCATAAGTTGATAGGTGTAGGCATTTGGATGCCAGTATTATGGGCACATGCACAAAGGAAGAGGccaaagaagaggagagacagacagaaagagaagagcaaGAGATCTAGTCTGGCTCACAATTACCTTACATATCTGTTTTTACAGTACCATTACTGCAAGATTATAATCCCTTTTGACCTGTTAAAAAGACGACAACAGATCTCTTTTCTCATGCAAGGAAATTTAATCAGCAGCCACCAACCATCCCTtcagcagaaaaataaacaggctCAAAATGCATTGTCTGGTGtactcagtctgtcagtctagAATACATAAAGCAGAATGCTCTGTTGCCTTTACCCACTTTAATATgtgtaaaacataaacatagaGATATATTCAAACCATTTTTGGCCTAAATCTGCAAGAAataagttttctctctttttttcaggcCGTGCATGATTTACATTCCTAAGCTGTCTATTAGAACATCATTTTCCCTGAACAATATTCTCGACAAATTGGGAATGAGTGATATGTTCACTGACATTGCAAACTTCACAGGAATATCAGATGATCCACTAGAGGTTTCTGAGGTAAAAAAATGCAGGCCCCTTTACTGTAATCAGAGATTATTCCACAAGTGATCGAGCCCTTCTGTGAATCCTGTTAAAATGACAGAGCTCATCTGTAAAAATGAagtaaacaaacttttaaaccTAATGTTATAACACACCTATTTTCAAATTATGGTCAGTTCAACTTCTTGCTTAATTAATGTATTATCAGTTTTTTCCAGGCACCttatgtttgtttgctcttgtttttgtggttgttttcagGTTAAGCACAAAGCCACACTAGATGTGGATGAGGTGGGAGCAGTCGCTGCAGGGCTCACAGAGGTGGTATTCATGCAGAGGACTGTAAGACCAATGGATGTGCTGGAGTTCAATCGTCCATTCATGATCTTCATCATCCACAATGACGCAAACATTATTCTTTTTATGGGAAAAATTCTCAACCCATTGGAAAACTAGAACAAAAGACTACAGATCTACCATAGTTATGAAATATATAGAAATATTTGCCTTATATATAAAATGCTTACCCCTGAAATCACTATACTCTATTCCACTGCTGTTCAtgactttatatatatatacatacatacatacatacataaaagcTTAGCCTTTGAGAAACCTGTTTCTGTTAAGAGGCTTTTGAACATTCAACCTGCACCCTGATTTAAACAAATGGTTTTGCTGTCTTCCATTTTGTGTGAACAAAACCTACTCGGAATAGTCTTGCTGCAATTAATTGGGAACTTGCTGGGAGTACTTTCTATCATCAGGAAAATCATACAGCTCATTGAGATggcaggttttgtttgtttgtttatttgtttgatttttgtttgtttgtttgtattagtCCATTCAAAAATAGTGTATTATTTTCCATCTTTTCAGACTAAAGTCTAAGTTTTAAAACTTAAACTGGCTTTTATAAAGCTAAGACAACACTTATGAACTCTTACTAAGCATGGAAACTCATCAACTCTAATTGAACTTGTCTGACTGGCTCATTATTGTCAGTTTATATCAAGAACAAACATGAGTACGTTTTTGGTAGGCCTGAGAGAAATTTGTCAGGCCACAGCTGATTGCTTATCTTTGCAAGACACACGGACTTCTGAAAAATTCGCAGATGATATTATAGCTTATGTCAAGACCGAATATAGACGCTAAAGGGGAACGATTAATCACTACTGTAGTATACACACATAACGCAATGGGAACTACCTGGATACATTACACGACCACCCATATACAGCGAAGGTGCTGCGAACATGCCCCAAATCTGCAACCTTTAAGACGTTTTGCGCGGAATCTGAGCAAGGACCAAGCCCGCGCAGGCGTTGACCTCCGCTAACGAGCCCCAACGTTCGTGCGCCTCTTCCGTTCCTCACCATCGAGATAACAGTGTACCGTTATCCACACCATTGTACATTAAAATACAGTACTGTGATTTGTTTGCTGTAATATGTGACATAGATATGCTAGCGGTTCCCGTCAACTCGTGCCTCGCCGGTAGTTCGCTGGGACAGACTGTGATAAGAAAAAATAGCTGTGTGACAGAAGCGACTGGTGAGAAAATTATGACAATTAGATGGGCATATTTGATTGACAGAAGCTTCACCCTAAAACTGATCAGACGAATAGTTATAGCGGACCAGATCGTGACATTTAATAGCTTgataatttaaataatttcagctgtttattaaattaattttgaatAGCTTAGTGTTATCTCTTAATCAGATAATAGTTAACTGGTAACCGTGTCAGTTTAAATAGTGAAACAGCATCACATGCCCCGAGTACATGTGATAACGTTATGAACtgcatgtatatttttttcatcGCACCAGTTCAGTGTTCAGAAAGATTCGATTCCCCGTAGCCAGGTCACATGTCCGTTCGGGAATAATGGCAGCACAGGAGCCCTCACCACCATCTTCATTAGAAGGCAACAAACCAGGTTTCCCCAAGAAAATTTTGGCCAACAAGGTTGAAGACAAGCATTTGTGTAACATCTGTCAGAAAATTTTTAGGAGACCGTGTCAAGCCCAGTGCGGACATCGTTTTTGTTCATATTGTTTCAACAAAACAGTGAGGTAAGCGTTATTCTTGAAGCAAGATGCTTAACCACTAGCTAGCTGAATCATACAATAAGCTAGCCAGCTATAAATGAACAGTGTGACAGCAAAACCAGAGTTTTCATTATGAAATTCTTATATGACATGTCAAGTCTTGGTCAGTGGTTTCCGTGAACCTAACAATGAAGATATCCGCACGTTAACTGAGTTTCTAGTGTGTGGCACTAGTCTTGCCTTTGGCAGACAGGTTAGCTGGATTTTGCTCTGTTGCTATACGGATTAGCGAGATAGCAAGAGAGATTACTGGAGCTTTGCCCAAAATTCAAACAGATGTTGTTTCATTCTAACGTCAGTGAGAGTGAAACACGCAGGTGTTGGTTTGTTATCACAGGCTTGTACAGTATGActtaaaacatgtaaaacatgatccatttctctctttttttatttgtcctgCCAGCTGGCTAGCTAGTAATCCAATGACAGacattgtaaaataaaacagcacaatTGAAAACCTGGTGAGAGTAGATTGTTCTGtgtaacattaaaacatatttgtttttcagttctgGACCACAAAAATGCGCTGCCTGTATAAAGGAAGATATATTTGAGGATCCCACGTCAATTTTAAAACAAGGATGCGTGAGTCACTAAAACTAAATATGACTGTTTTTCCAGTGTGAGATGAAATTAACAAAAGTCATAGTCGgtgaattcaaatgaatcaGTATTCCGCATTAATACAACAAATTAACTATATGTAGAGtaataaaaatggaaatgagtGAAAACAAGAACACCGGTTTTCTCTTATTAGAGTTATTCCAAATGTTGCGTTCCTTAATA encodes:
- the LOC115827670 gene encoding serpin A3-3, whose translation is MLWYTTLGIMFANILWISALAPLLSVVHADHKDLSDHDQHNHLNNGSQNVYQTNNDFAFRLYNQIAANPDFQSKNLFLSPLSISMALAAVSLGARGKTHCQIFRGLGFNESDVTDKQVHQTFLNLLKNLNERKRVELKSGSVMFINESFKIHPEFLEDVKRFYLSDGFTTDFTKPAEAADMINNYMKEKTHGKIKEMVGKDISPMTVLVLLNYIYFKGKWASQFDPEDTNERDFHVNAKTTVPVQMMSKEGFFEVLYDPTFSATVLNLHYNDSISMMLVLPHKRLKVLEKRIGPDHLAEWRTKMRKRPCMIYIPKLSIRTSFSLNNILDKLGMSDMFTDIANFTGISDDPLEVSEVKHKATLDVDEVGAVAAGLTEVVFMQRTVRPMDVLEFNRPFMIFIIHNDANIILFMGKILNPLEN